Part of the Zonotrichia albicollis isolate bZonAlb1 chromosome 26, bZonAlb1.hap1, whole genome shotgun sequence genome, ctgagggctggctctcacctgccttcaaacagtgaggctctgtgctttccttcctatggaaaagaactgtccctcctgcacaggcacccatggccaaaactggTACTTGTCCTCCAAAATTCCTGCATTCAAGGGTTTTTTCTCCCGGACAAGATCTCCCAGTACAGACAGGTCgtgctggccttggcttctggTGGTTGCCTGAACTctgccctgaaacactggggctctgccctttccatcCTAAGGGAAAAGAACCAtccttcttctccaggtgcccatggttgaaattgggattccacctTCAAAAGTCCTATGTCCAATGATTGCTCCTACACAAAAGCTGCCATTACAGAAAGGTCTGGCTGGTCTTGGTCTCTGGTGCCTGCAGTTCATCAgcccctgaagcactggggttctgtgctttccttcctatgggaaagaatcTTCTTATTCCTCCACAGCCAAAATTGCTACTCCTCCTAAAATATTCACTATATGAAGGGtttctcccagacaaaaccTGCCAGCTCTCGCTGGCATTGTGGGGTCTGATGGCCACCTGTCATctacccctgaaacactggggctctctgcctTCCTTGTGGTGGAAATAGAACTGTCTCCTCATCCAGGGGCCATGGCCAAATTTGAGATTTGGCCccacataaatataaatataaatttcatatatccaaggatagctcccaagcaaaagctgccaggagagacaagtttggctggcttggcctcccaggggctgcttcTCATCTACCATAaaaccctggggctctctgctttccttcagatggaaaagaaatggcCTTTTCATCAAGGGACCAGTGGCCAAAACTTGTATTCTACCTCCCAAATTCTGTGTATCCAAGGATTTCTCTCAGGcacaagctgcaattccagaaagGTCTGGCTCACCTTGGCCCTTGGTAGCTGCtgctcatctgcccctgaaacactgggccTCAGCTTTCCTTCCAATGGAAGAGAATCATTGTTCACATCAAAGTGCCCATGGGCAAAACTGAAATTCAGCCTAAAAAATTCCAtctatccaaggattgctccatGGCAAAAGTAGCCAGGACACACAGGTCTGACTGGTCTTGTCCTGAGGTGATTTTCTTAGACTAtgagcagaatgttttcatttgccaATACCTATCCAAAGATTTCTCCAAGGCAAAAGTAGCCAGGACACACAGGTCTGACTGGTGTTTTCCTGAGGTGATTTTCTTAGACTAtgagcagaatgttttcattcGCCAATACCTTGGAGAGGGCCCAGATATCTCCCAAGGTGGAGTTTGGAGGCCTCAAGCACATGAACACTgtacagggacagaggagctctgtgctcagttgAGTGGAGacagaggacagcagaggagagccctggaaGGGACTGAATGGTGGTTTCAGAGGTGGTGGATCCTTTTGATATAGTACAgaacagacagagaaagaaagaattaatgcaaaggACAGATAGGGAGGGCCAGACAGGacccaaagagaaaggaatttccctcccagggcagggcagtggtGCTACACATCCCCCAGAAGGAGTCTGGgtcagcccaaggctttgtgtgggcaggcagaggcaggcaggaggcagagctgtcagcaaaggaagggcccagcaaggtggggcagccgggggatgccgacagcctgcagcaacagaggtgcagggcagggacaccgtgggacagcctgggctgcacagggcacaaggatgggcagcagctgcaagacagccctgccagagccaacttgggcagcactttggccatggctgctgggcctgggcctgaggcaggagcaggagacaagtgacccttgcaggactggggcctcattgcctccttgtccctgctcagcagcctggcaggggccgccccatgctcctgccctttgcattgcacatccccacatgccagtgcccatcctgggaaaagccctgagcaaggagggagggacaggatctgcctggccaggggctggggctcaggccttggccctttgcattcctcaaacacatccaggtgtgctcagcaccagagacacctttgccttgtttgtccccagctgtcatcactgcctccagtgttctgctctaactggaaatGGGGACACTTTTTGAGTTATtttcctcagtgggacccataaCAGCTTCAAGAAACTTCAGactttcaatttaattttgagttcttgagaagtttgtTGAACattctctcagggactgagtctgatgtaaacaacaccaaagccctagaggctcattaaagtccttgtgctgtgtctgtgctgctgaattgggctgggctcctggcacagaggcagctcctggcaaaccAAGAAGACCTTCaaaaagacatttctcctgaggagcagctcctctcccagcccagcagcactgcggcactgcctgcagccaccctgggcacagcacagaggcacagagagcttcaatcagtcagggttgggaaggggctgagaagtgcctggggcagaatcactgccagcccttggcacaggaacctctggcttcaggacaatgcagctgcagctcctggagtgatctcctaaagctggaacatcccaatgcctacagactctgtgagtaaaACTCTGAATATTTCTGGTGCAGAGGAggtgaaatgctcatgaagctCTGATATGCTGAGGGGTTCTGATAATTCATAGAATATTTCCAAGAAAGGGTTTTTGACAAAAATGTGGAAATGTCCTAAGTCTTTGTATTCAGTTTCCTGCTGTTGGAGAATGGCAGGAAAGGAGGGTTAAATGTTAAAGATAGTATGAATTATTGGTTATGAATTTTGTCAAGTGCCTGAGATATCTAAACTGTTACTTTAGTTATCAGTAGGTTCACAGGAGATCCTTAATGTGctttcagccactctgcccatggacagcaccagcatcaAATTTGAtggagccatcaggctcaggctgagctgtcctttctccaagctgcaaacagaacctgccccagccagtgccctgcaaacaggcagggttctgtagggccaaggagagtgcacagagatttggggtttatgagtgctggcagggagagatcaggcacagggaaacacctgcaggaggaaaatctccaggaagcagagagaagatcagggaatgagagaaaacaaaacccaacaatgCTGAGGCAGGCAGAGTTTAGAGATGTCCACAgcatcccctccagtgcagcccctcccttgaacaagccccctccctcctgtgccccagccaagcctctgccctcagggccggggctccaaggtgtgcagcccctcctgtgcaggcagagctgcagcagagccgtggggcagctctgcagccccgggcccagttccctctgcagagcacagggctgggagcagctgcccggccctgggggctctggagggggcacagctggctcagggtgacgctgtccccagtgcccggctctgggcagtgctgtcagtgcagccagggaaggagctgcatttcCCTCAATCCAATGCCATCATAAGGACACTTGGGAGTTtccctgagatttcagtccaagcTTGGAGCTTCGTTTCATGGTGCAAACCTGTCCTAGAGCATCTCTGCATTATCTGAAAGCCCCAGGGTGAGGCACAGAAATTCTAGAATGGGAAAATGATGTTGGGTTGGTGAAATGAGCCCTGCATGTCCTTGGGTACAAATGTGTGGCTGAGACCTTGAGAAGGTGATGGACATTTGGTGGACTGTGGGGGATctatctgctctcagcagtgttgggatggtttttaaaggaaacatgGGAGAGTTATCATCCTCTGTATGAGAATGGAGAAAGCCCAGGGAATCCTGGAACAGGACAGGGAGAAAGACCTCCTCCCCTAAATCTCCACTCACCACCTTGTCTCAGAGAACTCACTCTGTTCTCgctgagggcagcagaaatgctgagaGTTTCTGACATCCGAAAATAGGtcagcaggagaggaggaagaggagctgtaAATACTCTAGAGGATTTAAACAGATTTTATCATTCTGCTCTCTGGCAGTGAGGGTGCAGATGCTGACAGGGCCTGCTGTATTAACAAGATTTCAAAGTGGAACATGAGGACAGGTCCCTGTCTTTCTCCCCTATCTGCAGAGCAAGGCTGAATTATAAAAAACCCGGTCTGTTGTTGCCCTGAACGTCAAATCCCACTAAGCCAGCACTAGCCAGGGCTCTCCACTTGGAGCTGAAGGAAAATCTGCTTGAAAATCAAAAGGGTGTCAGAGGGTTACAGGAGAAAGGTCTGTGGGAAATAGCTTTGATTTTGCTGGAAGAAGTTTCTCCTAACTCTGTCCTTTATCCATGAACAGGTCTCCATGGCCAGCCACaggaaatgtccaacagcagctccatcagccacttcctcctgctggcattggcagacacgcgacagctgcagctcctgcacttctgcctcttactgggcatctccctggctgccctcctgggcaacggcctcatcatcagcgccgtagcctgtgaccaccacctgcacacgcccatgttcttcttcctgctcaacctggccctcagcgacctgggctgcattggcaccactgtccccaaagccatgcacaattccctctgggacaccagggacatctcctacactggatgtgctgctcagttctttcttttttatttcttcatctcAATGGAGTTTTCCCTCCttaccatcatgtgctacgaccgctatgtgtccatctgcaaacccctgcactacgggaccctcctgggcagcagagcttgtgcccacatggcagcagctgcctgggctaGTGCGTTTCTCAATGCTCTACTGCacacggccaatacattttccctgcccctgtgccatggcaatgccctgggccagttcttctgtgaaatcccacagatcctcaagctctcctgctccaaatcctacctcagggaacttgggctcattGCTCTGAGTTCCTGTTTAGCacttggttgttttgtgttcattgttttctcctatgtgcagatcttcagggctgtgctgagaatcccctctgagcagggacggcacaaagccttttccacctgcctccctcacctggctgtggtctctctATTCATCAGCACTTCATTTTTTACCTATCTGAAGCCACCCTcgatgtcctccccatccctagATCTGGCCCtttcagttctgtactcggtggtgcctccagccctgaaccccctcatctacagcctgaggaaccaggagctcaaggctgcagtgaggagactgatgactggatggtttcaggaacattaaactgctggccaatttctgaAAATCCCTTGTAATAAAAGACATTTTTGAGCCTTcttgttggtttcattttggaggttcttttcctttgttttacttttttcatattGTCTAAAAAGAAAAGCCATTCCTTGTaccatttctcattttatttctctccaccttccttgtgggcacagactgtgtcaatgaggggctgtgctctcagtgGCTATAAAAAACTAAGAGGTGTGCAAGCGATGTTTTCTGCacagatgcccttttgttgccttctctggagctgtagcagcaatatctgtgtgcagagctgggggcaaatcagtgctggcacagaaTCTCtactcctgctggccacaccattcctggtccaggccaggagccattggccttcttggccacctgggcccactgctgcctcaggtccagcctgctgtccatcagtccctgcaggtccctttctgcctggctgctttccaggcactctgtccccagcctgtagcattGCAGGGCTTGTTGTTGGCCAAAGgacaggacccagcacttggacttttaaaacctcaccttgttggatttgggccctggatgcagcctgtccagggccctgtgcagggccctcctaccctccagcagatccacactcacatcCAGCTTGGTGTTGTCTGCcaagatgtccttggttccatgagggcCCGCAGTGtcagaatggccccttggttccactgCACCCTGGAGTctcccaatggtctccttggtttcgcagtgtcaaaatggtgaaaccccttggttacacgaggccctgcagtgtcacaatggcctttgTGGTTCCACGAGGACCCAGtgtgtcacagtgcactctctGGTTCCATTTGGCTCCACAGCACCACAATGGACCCCTGGTTCTGTGGGGCTGCATGCTGTCACCATGGTCCCCAtagttccatgaggccctgcagtgtcacaatggccccagagtgtcccattcatcacagaatgacagaatcaaataggctggaaaagacctttgggatcatcaagtccaatcgATGCCCTAATACTgccttgtcacccagaccatgccactaagtgccactggagagggacagtgactcTGACACCTCCCCCCTGGCCAGCCCGTTCCAGTTCCcactcaccctttctgtgaagaacatCTTCCTAttgtccagcctgaacctcccACGGTGCAGCTTAAGTCTGTGtcttcttgtcctgccctccagcagatccacactcacacccagcttggtgccatctgcaatttgtgaatggtggactcaatcccctcacccagatcatcagtgaagatattaaacaggactgggcccagcacagatccctgggggacaccaccagtgcctggacacgggctgggtgcagcaccatccccaccactccctgggcccagcctccagccagctcttaAATGTCCCAGCGAGGAGAACCTTCCCAAgccatgggctgcagcttttccagggaatgctgtcagagacactgtcaaaggctttgctgaagtccaggcacacaacatccacagcctttccagCATCCACAGgtgggtcacctggtcataaaaggagaccaggttggtcaggcaggacctgccacCCCTAAATCCACACTGGCTGTCTCTGATCCCTCAGCCatcctgtgatggcactcaagtgatctgttccataaccttgccagtcacccaggtcaggctgacaggcctggagttccccagctcctccttccagccctgcttggggatgggctcacactggcacctccagtcctctgggacctccctgctgagccagcactgatggtaaatgatggagagcagcttggggagctcatccaccagctccctcatccccctagCATGGATCCCATCCGATCCCATaaacctgtgagcatctgagtggctcagcaggtcaccaacTGCTTCTTCCTGGATTCCAGGggtctgttctgctccctgtgcccatccaccagttcaggagaacacttgtcctgagaaCAGCCTgtcctaatattgaaaattgaGAAAAACAAGGTGTTAAgtagctcagccttttccttatctttagtGTCTATATTCTCCACTGCCTCCAAGAAAGAGTAGAGGttctccttctccctccttttgCTAAAAATATTATATACAAACTTTTGTTTTTACAGGATTGGCCAGGTTAAGTCTAATTGAGCTTTCACCTCtctgattttctttctgcataacCTAAGGACATATTTAAACACTTCCTGAACTGCCagtccttttttcccctgagttcccacaaaagctccatgggcagccaggaCAGTCGTTTTCCTGACTAGTTCAtcttttgccacactgggacaggctgctccttcccccttaagattactttcttgaaatgtgccCATCCTTCCTGgatccctttgtttttaagggctgtttcccttaaaaaaatcagGACCTGATTTGGTGCTCCCCAAATCAGCATCCTGaataggccaaagtctgcccttcctaattccagtgcagaagttttgttgctgcccctccttctttcacagaacattgaaaacttgattatttcgTTGTTACTGTGTCCCAGGCAGCCTCcgagccccacatctgccaccagcccttctctgtttgtgaacagcagcagacagagctttccttggcagtgggagtgttaACAAAAATttggtaaaacagaaaacttcTTAACAccaatgtagcattaagaagcagcattctttattcagctggattCACAGGGGATAGCTTCTCCCAAAGCCGTGCATGCTGAgcacaggaaagtttctgtttatattctgtattttgcacacatattcattgattgtcctggactaaacgTACGtatgataatcatttccccaaaagCATTAACAggtttcccctccccttttgcatgtgttcttctgtcctgggggtctctctggtgATCCCTGGTGGTCGTGGACCCCAATATTcccgtgggcctggctgagctggcaggacaccgaggctgctgaacttccagttccccttatcccacaatgggcactgtgtgCTTTCCATAGGCCTGGCGatttggagaacaagctccaggtgtcagctcagctggtggagaCAACTTATGATCTGCTAACATGAGGtcacatcacagagtgggttatgtgaggtCATTTAGCATCTATGACATCATAGACtgtctctgtgacatcacagagccagctgtgacatcacagggcagagaTCTGACATTACAGAGCAGATGATGACATCAGAGATTTGGTTGTGACATTAGAGAATGGGCTGTGACCTCACAGAGCaagctgtgacatcccagaggggctgtgtgacatcccagcagggctgtgtcaggtcactgggttggtcactctgccccagctccccctcacagtttctcccaacaagtccaatgctgttcatgcccagcagggtccctgtcccccgggatccccccagcccacctggagccacagcctccatcaaaggatgttccacaggatccaccccagagcctgacaggggacaaggggccagggttgtgtgaccaggacatcaaggactgggattatccaggtcactgtggcctggtttgggttccccagggcaggaaagatgtctggcagctggagcagggtctgggaagggcctccaaggtggggctggagcccttgggctttgggcagaggctgagggagctgggcttgtccagcccagagcagggaaggctgaggggctcctcatgccagcctggcagtgccagcgaggaggggatggagaacacagagccaggctcttcacagggggacctggtgggagacaaaagccaatgggtggaaggggaaagaagagacatCAGCCAGGCcatgaggagatgaaatgagtcaggctgctttcagcttttcctcaacaccaagagcaCCCTGACCTCCcatctccatccaccactgacagcttggcaaatcaggaattgttggAGCTGTTTTGCCCCCACTCCAGGATGagcatcctgatacaagaacttaattgtTCTTTtgtctgaaattaattttagtatggaaatcaccTGTGAATGGTGGACTcatcagatgctgctgggacgTTGCACATATCTCAGGAAGGATTGTGATTGTTATGAAATGGTGTCCTGTTCAACTGGGGCCTGTTTGCCATGAAGAGAaattttctgtgcctctgagtgtcaccagttCCACACCCCCCAAAAGACACAAACGTGATGAATTGTGGTTCTCACTCCAGTGGTAGCACTTGGACCTCCCTCcatagccagagcagagctcctttATCCCACAAAGTCCcaggcaatgcagggatgaaggaaacaggacaggctgtggggatcaggggcagggtagggccagggatttggggtggttgtaAGCCCAGGGTAGGACCTGGCCCTTGGCTGTGGTGAACCTCATCCAATTGTCCTGGGCCCATGGCTCCATCCTGTCCAGATCTatctgcagagcttcctgccctccagcacagccacactgccaCCCAGCTTGGGCTCATCTGGGAACTGACTGAGGGTACTCTCGATGGCCTCATCCAGATCAGCAACAAAGAGATTGAACTGACCTAGCCCCTgttctgagccctggggacacccctggatgtgactccattcctcagctgctctgagtgccaggggatggatgagggaaatggtagGGAGGAGATAGAGACAAAGTGTGATTGATtttcagccatgaagggtctggATTTTCATATCTGTTCAAACTGCATGAAGAGGTGctgggggtcaatatcaattggacattgctgatatcaaTCTATGAACAAAATCAGAAAACACGAAAAAACAGTTCTCTCTGCATTGTTTTAAATACACTATATTCACTTTAAATAGACTTCTGAATTCTGTCTAATTAACCAAAGAACACTTGAAAACTTAGATTATTCCCAAGGGCTTTTCTTGTTCAGGTGTGTTTGGAACAAATATTTATGAGCCTTTTACATTGAATTTCTGAACGGAAGACCTCAAGAAAAAAGAGGCCTCTCATCAtcaacctccaagtggctgagaaTCCATtgccatcagagcagcaatgaagagaaatgggcacagctttttGGCAGGCCCAGCTCcggcatgggccctgggcctggagcaggagcagctcttgagggctcCAAGACCacggctcttgtgctgccctaggcagatgggatggcagcaggggctgcagagctctcagcacctcagcccgatgggggagcagggcagccagggagcctcctttggccttggccaagcaccttcccccatggctgggactgagtcctgtggcagctgcagctgctgctgtgcccttggcaggggctgaggctgtggcgcagtggccagagcagcctggcctgagcagagctgtggggccagagccagctgggctgggctggggagaggcccttggtgctgcccagagctcagggcagctggcagagcttgcagggagctgggctgggctcagagaggctggcccagaaaccatcagtgtccatctcagcctggctgggcgtgcaggggcaggactcaggccaggccttgtggggcagggccagcgcctgtgcaaggcactgcaaacaggcaagtggcccagacaggaggctgctctgtgcccttggtggcatggacggagcagggagggggcccaggacatttgtcagcgccagcctctgtgcccaagcattggcagccctggctcctgagcccagctttggcctgggctgagtttggctgtggcccagctccatcctcctgtagggctcagggcctgttcccggccatggccagccctggctgcctctctgctggcccagaggccggcagagcccggggcagggctgtctgtgcagccccacagatgccaggggctctgcaggagctggcagaggctgcccagcagggaggccatggggcacag contains:
- the LOC141731841 gene encoding olfactory receptor 14J1-like, whose amino-acid sequence is MSNSSSISHFLLLALADTRQLQLLHFCLLLGISLAALLGNGLIISAVACDHHLHTPMFFFLLNLALSDLGCIGTTVPKAMHNSLWDTRDISYTGCAAQFFLFYFFISMEFSLLTIMCYDRYVSICKPLHYGTLLGSRACAHMAAAAWASAFLNALLHTANTFSLPLCHGNALGQFFCEIPQILKLSCSKSYLRELGLIALSSCLALGCFVFIVFSYVQIFRAVLRIPSEQGRHKAFSTCLPHLAVVSLFISTSFFTYLKPPSMSSPSLDLALSVLYSVVPPALNPLIYSLRNQELKAAVRRLMTGWLTGLEFPSSSFQPCLGMGSHWHLQSSGTSLLSQH